From Desulfosalsimonas propionicica, the proteins below share one genomic window:
- a CDS encoding sulfotransferase family protein, whose amino-acid sequence MDLNKEILVAASSILNPVVLGSPRILTIYKTWRTLSSICVSNQHRFVFIRIPKAANTALLFNLYLSTGGKEIDFWDRRKITYEHFSHLGGKTLMKGILPLKYYTFFTVCRNPYTRILSAYLQKFAMSAFIKRFQSVKPSFLPSIDGFLSFLTFLENGGLYSDHHWIPQVDFLWPEKSRIDYLLRSESLDSDMHRLFKTLNLDTPNKYHEDIGKKIIKSGSAPTGADKKISSFYVGQSGRAAAKIVYRLYRKDFEVFGYPASIPNLNF is encoded by the coding sequence ATGGATCTGAATAAAGAAATTCTTGTTGCTGCATCCTCAATTCTAAACCCGGTGGTCTTGGGAAGTCCAAGAATTCTTACGATCTATAAAACGTGGAGAACCCTATCCTCGATTTGTGTATCAAATCAACACAGATTTGTCTTTATCAGAATACCAAAAGCGGCAAACACGGCCTTGCTTTTTAATCTGTATCTCTCAACAGGTGGAAAAGAGATTGATTTTTGGGATCGACGAAAGATAACCTACGAGCATTTTTCTCATTTAGGTGGAAAAACATTGATGAAAGGAATTTTGCCATTAAAGTACTACACTTTTTTTACAGTGTGCCGAAATCCTTATACTAGAATTTTGAGTGCATATTTACAAAAATTTGCGATGAGTGCTTTTATTAAAAGGTTTCAATCGGTTAAGCCATCTTTTTTGCCCTCTATAGACGGTTTTCTTTCTTTTCTAACTTTTTTAGAAAATGGGGGGTTATATAGTGATCATCATTGGATTCCACAGGTAGATTTTTTGTGGCCTGAAAAATCAAGGATTGACTATTTATTAAGATCTGAATCGTTGGATTCGGATATGCACAGATTATTTAAAACTTTGAATTTGGATACCCCCAATAAATATCATGAGGATATTGGTAAAAAAATTATTAAATCAGGTTCTGCGCCGACAGGGGCAGATAAAAAAATTTCAAGTTTTTATGTAGGGCAGTCTGGACGTGCAGCCGCAAAGATCGTATACAGGCTATACCGCAAAGATTTCGAGGTGTTCGGATATCCCGCCTCAATCCCTAATTTGAATTTTTAA
- a CDS encoding ABC transporter permease has translation MSALIRAAWAYRNFIITSVKNEFISNFIRSRLGGLWMVIEPLVMVAIYAVILSAVLGAKLPGLEENRFGYAIYLVSGIACWELFSNVIIRSLNMFIANGNLMKKVVFPKVCLPCITVGTALVNNILFIFAGLFIFLLVGHWVTWQIIYLPVLVALTAALGLGFGLIFGILNVFIRDVGQAVPLILQIGFWGTPIVYPVSIVPDQVKFFLQLNPVFYLVQGYRNVLAFGEPVQWFPLLGLAGMAAVLLAAAFWMFRQASPEMVDVL, from the coding sequence ATGAGCGCATTGATCCGCGCCGCCTGGGCATATCGGAACTTTATCATCACCTCTGTCAAAAACGAGTTTATCAGCAATTTCATCCGCAGCCGCCTGGGCGGGCTGTGGATGGTGATTGAACCGCTGGTCATGGTGGCCATCTATGCGGTGATTCTCTCTGCGGTGTTGGGAGCAAAGCTGCCGGGACTGGAGGAAAACCGGTTTGGCTACGCCATCTATCTGGTTTCCGGGATCGCCTGCTGGGAACTGTTTTCCAACGTGATTATCCGTTCCCTGAATATGTTTATCGCCAACGGAAATCTGATGAAAAAAGTTGTATTTCCGAAAGTTTGCCTGCCCTGCATCACGGTGGGCACGGCACTGGTAAACAACATCTTATTTATTTTTGCCGGGCTGTTTATATTTTTACTCGTAGGCCACTGGGTTACCTGGCAAATCATCTATTTGCCCGTTCTGGTTGCCCTTACGGCTGCCCTTGGCCTTGGTTTTGGATTGATTTTCGGCATTCTCAATGTATTCATCCGCGATGTCGGCCAGGCGGTGCCCCTGATATTGCAGATCGGCTTCTGGGGCACCCCCATTGTCTATCCTGTTTCCATTGTGCCGGATCAGGTGAAGTTTTTTCTTCAGCTCAACCCGGTGTTCTACCTGGTGCAGGGTTACCGGAACGTGCTGGCTTTTGGAGAGCCCGTACAGTGGTTTCCCTTGCTGGGGCTCGCCGGCATGGCAGCAGTTTTGCTGGCTGCGGCCTTTTGGATGTTTCGCCAGGCCAGCCCGGAAATGGTGGATGTGTTATGA
- a CDS encoding mannose-1-phosphate guanylyltransferase/mannose-6-phosphate isomerase — translation MILPVVLSGGSGTRLWPMSRRLYPKQFLPMLGGQETLLQSTLLRLNSVDDCNPPVLVCNAEHRFMVAAQAQEAGVKTSCIVLEPVARNTAPAIAAAALMALDAGQDPLLLVLPADHYIADPAAFAQAVIAGQKAAENDGLVTFGILPDKPETGYGYIRTSRAGEAAEALPVLEFVEKPHRAAAEKYVETGGYLWNSGMFLFKASAYLRELGAHSPEMLLACKKAVSQAIEDTDFVRLDEDAFAACPADSIDYAVMEKTHHAMVVPLACGWSDIGSWSALHEVLEKDASGNACIGDIYIRDVNNSYFHSDSRLVAALGVDSLVLIDTPDAVMVSTLNRVQEIKSIVSDLKEQGRRETETYDQKP, via the coding sequence ATGATTTTACCAGTAGTGTTGTCAGGGGGTTCGGGTACCCGCCTGTGGCCCATGTCGCGCAGATTATATCCCAAGCAGTTTTTGCCCATGCTGGGCGGCCAGGAGACCCTGCTGCAGTCTACGCTGCTGCGCCTGAACTCTGTTGACGACTGCAATCCCCCTGTGCTCGTCTGCAACGCGGAGCACCGTTTCATGGTCGCCGCCCAGGCCCAGGAGGCCGGAGTAAAGACTTCTTGCATTGTTCTTGAGCCAGTGGCCCGCAACACCGCCCCGGCCATTGCGGCTGCGGCTTTGATGGCCCTGGATGCGGGACAAGACCCTTTGCTGCTTGTCCTGCCGGCGGACCATTATATTGCGGACCCGGCGGCTTTTGCCCAGGCCGTCATTGCAGGTCAAAAGGCCGCAGAAAATGACGGCCTGGTCACTTTTGGCATCCTTCCGGACAAACCGGAAACAGGATATGGCTATATTCGCACATCCCGGGCCGGGGAGGCGGCAGAAGCCCTGCCGGTCCTGGAGTTTGTGGAAAAACCACACCGGGCCGCCGCGGAAAAATACGTTGAAACCGGCGGCTACCTCTGGAACAGCGGCATGTTTCTTTTTAAAGCGTCCGCTTATCTCCGGGAGCTTGGCGCCCACAGCCCGGAAATGCTGCTGGCCTGCAAAAAGGCGGTCAGCCAGGCGATAGAAGATACCGATTTTGTGCGCCTCGATGAAGATGCCTTCGCTGCCTGCCCGGCGGATTCCATTGATTACGCGGTTATGGAAAAAACCCATCATGCCATGGTGGTTCCGCTGGCTTGCGGCTGGAGTGACATCGGCTCCTGGTCGGCACTCCATGAAGTTTTGGAAAAAGATGCCTCAGGCAATGCCTGTATTGGCGATATATATATCCGGGATGTGAACAACAGCTATTTTCATTCCGATTCCCGGCTGGTGGCTGCATTGGGGGTGGACAGCCTGGTTTTGATTGATACGCCGGATGCGGTTATGGTCTCGACTTTAAACCGGGTCCAGGAGATAAAGTCCATTGTTTCGGATTTAAAGGAGCAAGGCCGGAGGGAAACAGAGACTTATGACCAAAAACCATGA
- a CDS encoding ABC transporter ATP-binding protein: MTAPVMEVSGITKIFRTYRRELQRVATWFGLSPKPAEEFVVLRDISFGMMPGQAIGIVGQNGAGKSTLLKIITGTLVPTHGRIMVNGHISALLELGLGFNPEFTARQNVYHSGGLMGFSQKQIAGFMPEVEAFAQIGDYFDEPMRTYSSGMQMRVAFSLATAVRPDVLIVDEALSVGDAYFQHKSFERIRRFREQGTSLLFVSHDKSAVQSLCDRAILLEKGEAVKDGDPEEIMDFYNAMIAMKENTTVEVRELDCGKKQTVSGTGQAKVQSIGLYNSKGEPAEHIGVGEHVELRIKVKVFDDLESLVLGYAIKDRLGQVMYGTNTWHTGQAIQNPVQNDVYNFTISFPANLGVGSYAITTALTDRDSHITANYEWIDLAMIFDVINFDKVQFTGSSWIEPIIEVNQV; encoded by the coding sequence ATGACAGCGCCGGTAATGGAAGTCAGCGGTATCACCAAGATCTTTCGCACCTACCGAAGAGAGCTGCAGCGGGTCGCTACCTGGTTTGGTCTGTCGCCAAAGCCGGCAGAGGAGTTTGTCGTCCTTCGCGATATTTCCTTTGGAATGATGCCCGGCCAGGCCATCGGAATCGTGGGGCAAAACGGCGCGGGCAAGAGCACACTGCTCAAGATCATTACCGGAACGTTGGTCCCCACTCACGGACGGATCATGGTCAACGGCCATATTTCCGCCCTGCTGGAGCTGGGCCTGGGATTCAATCCCGAATTTACCGCCCGGCAGAATGTGTATCACAGCGGCGGATTAATGGGTTTTTCCCAAAAGCAGATTGCCGGGTTCATGCCCGAAGTCGAGGCATTTGCCCAAATCGGAGATTATTTTGACGAGCCCATGCGCACCTATTCCAGCGGCATGCAGATGCGGGTGGCCTTCAGCCTGGCCACGGCCGTCCGGCCGGATGTCCTGATTGTCGACGAGGCCCTGTCTGTGGGAGATGCCTATTTCCAGCACAAGAGTTTTGAACGCATCCGCAGGTTCAGGGAACAGGGAACGTCCCTGCTGTTTGTTTCCCACGATAAGTCGGCTGTGCAATCCCTCTGTGACAGGGCCATTCTTCTGGAAAAGGGAGAGGCGGTCAAGGATGGTGATCCAGAAGAGATCATGGATTTCTACAATGCCATGATCGCCATGAAAGAAAATACCACGGTGGAAGTCCGGGAACTGGATTGCGGCAAAAAGCAGACTGTCTCCGGCACCGGCCAGGCAAAGGTCCAAAGCATCGGCCTGTACAATTCCAAAGGCGAGCCTGCGGAGCATATCGGAGTCGGAGAGCATGTGGAACTGCGCATCAAGGTTAAGGTCTTTGATGATCTTGAATCCCTGGTCCTGGGCTATGCGATCAAGGACAGGCTGGGCCAGGTTATGTACGGTACCAATACCTGGCATACAGGCCAGGCCATACAAAACCCTGTTCAGAATGATGTATACAATTTTACTATATCCTTTCCGGCAAATCTGGGGGTGGGGAGTTATGCGATCACTACAGCCCTGACCGATAGAGATTCTCATATTACAGCCAATTATGAATGGATAGATTTAGCAATGATTTTTGATGTCATAAATTTTGATAAGGTCCAATTCACTGGAAGTTCTTGGATTGAACCGATTATCGAGGTCAATCAAGTATGA
- a CDS encoding class I SAM-dependent methyltransferase, translating to MSDGFYRSFEDKFRGSRDVIKKRLSVYSQIIDSLSQCYKNFSAVDLGCGRGEWLELLHEKGLSAKGVDIDRAMLDVCQELKLDVSEGDALNFLELLPKESQVIVSAFHLVEHLPFDELKKLVEESFRVLKRGGILMMETPNPENIQVGTANFYLDPTHQRPIPPQLLSFLPEYYGFERIKTLRLQESKDVQTLDNLTLRNVFVGVSPDYAVIAQKSADEELLKKTGAIFEGDWGVTLETLANSYDLQNRKRIEQAEIQARDAQATARQLHDQLNSVYSSTSWRVTWPLRKTKDLIHFLRNLLKNGARAVLVPTIHIVLARPWLRSRIDAGLMRFPRLRGRLQRIAIGSAHSFDHADQFYGISSDTKNMSPTARRVYADLKKAINQQQKK from the coding sequence ATGAGTGATGGGTTTTATAGGTCTTTTGAGGATAAGTTTAGGGGATCACGGGATGTTATCAAGAAGCGGCTCTCGGTTTATTCTCAAATTATAGATTCTCTATCCCAGTGCTATAAAAATTTTTCAGCAGTCGATCTGGGGTGCGGCCGGGGCGAATGGCTTGAGTTGCTTCATGAAAAGGGACTAAGTGCAAAAGGCGTGGATATCGACAGAGCAATGCTCGATGTATGCCAAGAACTAAAGCTTGATGTGAGTGAAGGTGATGCCCTGAATTTTCTTGAGCTTCTTCCGAAGGAGAGTCAAGTTATTGTTTCAGCTTTTCATCTGGTTGAACATCTCCCTTTTGATGAATTAAAAAAACTTGTTGAAGAGTCATTTCGGGTACTGAAAAGAGGCGGAATTTTGATGATGGAAACACCCAATCCTGAGAATATACAGGTAGGGACAGCAAATTTCTATTTAGACCCAACTCATCAACGGCCTATTCCACCTCAGCTCCTGTCTTTTTTGCCGGAATATTATGGATTTGAAAGAATTAAAACCTTGCGCCTTCAGGAATCAAAGGACGTTCAAACATTAGACAATTTGACTCTTAGGAATGTTTTTGTCGGTGTAAGCCCAGATTATGCCGTAATAGCTCAAAAATCAGCTGACGAAGAACTGTTGAAAAAGACAGGTGCGATTTTTGAAGGCGATTGGGGGGTAACTTTAGAAACGCTTGCAAATAGCTATGACCTGCAAAATAGGAAAAGGATAGAGCAGGCCGAGATCCAAGCCAGAGATGCACAAGCAACAGCCCGCCAGCTCCATGACCAACTCAACTCGGTATACTCAAGTACTTCCTGGCGTGTCACCTGGCCGCTGCGCAAAACAAAAGATCTTATTCATTTTTTGCGAAATTTACTGAAAAATGGTGCCAGGGCCGTTCTGGTGCCAACAATACACATTGTGCTGGCCCGGCCATGGTTAAGGAGCCGGATTGATGCCGGGCTCATGCGGTTTCCGCGGCTGAGGGGCAGGTTGCAGCGTATTGCCATTGGTTCAGCCCATTCTTTCGACCATGCGGATCAATTCTATGGGATAAGTTCCGATACAAAGAATATGAGCCCTACTGCCAGACGCGTCTATGCCGACCTGAAAAAAGCCATCAATCAGCAGCAGAAGAAATAA
- a CDS encoding autotransporter outer membrane beta-barrel domain-containing protein, which yields MPVYAKSAFKTGEEVNSFEYINWEDVRVFLSEDEKFSGVVGVYNNHYVGFDREFSGSIINEGRIFAASDASSAPVFGIYFELPVIESTIINSGIIETETNIDGTQGDASGSATGVYSMTVENSTIDNSGSISARANLNNVNGDALAQASGIQIGYLLGEARTLKDSTIINTGSIESSADLTNISGNADIYALGIFVDYAVSDSKITTIDNQGTIEVSASVDNSPSETSFRTAGIWIGESDGDKVQVGNRGLIKVDVSDLGEFEETVPDNGGSFKIASAVVFDKTTADFSNTGRLYSSGNARALSLYNGSDVTLQDGFGYVFHGSPAETKRPIYVDALSTLDLNGVPLIADGASDTVLGQPYYLVDEDSTVANTWGPLKKGFSNPDITVNWHGDDRAGNSAVIFNFTPEGNKSARAGMAARTAAYAGQAQLSQYLLSGHVFGGGSFLADAQKNKEPILLASAGTSDVYNLGTSGGAYKNGAYILPYYTKIKEKGLGADIDSRGFFMGYERKLDAFTVGVFGGYGRNDVDFTDTYKNNDEDQDGYTAGVYGIYNQNKWFGEFFASYNKIEHDYSGWTGMNLELRETDDYDSHAFLTGAKAGMKFEASAWGIYPSMGLSWTNWRTGGHSSKVAVNSDWNTHYDSLSEDWFQLSAGIDASRKWRLENDGAFRITAGMGVKRALNDNDMEVAQSLMGQNAVIKESMASTSAVLNLAGIYSREVFRIKLGVISQHNEDYDYYNGYLQAGFVW from the coding sequence ATGCCGGTATACGCGAAGTCTGCCTTCAAAACGGGGGAAGAGGTCAACTCATTTGAATATATCAACTGGGAGGATGTTCGGGTTTTTTTATCCGAAGATGAAAAATTTTCCGGAGTTGTGGGGGTTTACAACAATCATTATGTGGGTTTCGACAGGGAATTTTCCGGCTCCATCATCAATGAAGGCAGAATTTTCGCAGCGTCTGATGCCAGCAGTGCTCCTGTCTTCGGCATATATTTTGAGCTGCCTGTTATAGAGAGCACAATTATAAACTCCGGCATCATTGAAACAGAGACCAACATTGACGGAACGCAGGGAGATGCCTCGGGTTCGGCCACAGGTGTATACTCGATGACAGTAGAAAACAGCACCATTGATAACTCGGGAAGTATCAGTGCAAGGGCAAATTTAAATAATGTCAACGGAGACGCTTTGGCCCAGGCCAGCGGGATTCAGATTGGATACCTTTTAGGTGAGGCCAGAACTTTAAAAGACAGCACCATTATCAACACAGGAAGCATAGAGTCAAGTGCGGATCTGACAAACATAAGCGGAAATGCCGATATTTATGCACTGGGCATCTTTGTAGATTACGCCGTATCAGATTCTAAAATAACCACAATAGACAATCAGGGCACAATAGAGGTATCTGCTTCAGTCGATAACAGTCCAAGTGAGACCAGCTTCAGGACTGCAGGCATTTGGATCGGAGAAAGCGATGGCGATAAAGTTCAGGTTGGGAACCGTGGACTAATCAAAGTTGATGTATCCGATCTTGGTGAATTCGAAGAAACAGTCCCTGACAATGGCGGCAGTTTTAAAATAGCCTCTGCGGTCGTGTTTGACAAAACCACCGCGGATTTCAGCAACACCGGCCGTCTGTATTCCTCTGGCAATGCCCGCGCCCTGTCCCTTTATAATGGATCAGATGTAACGCTTCAGGACGGATTCGGCTATGTTTTCCACGGCAGCCCGGCTGAAACAAAAAGACCCATATATGTCGATGCCCTGAGCACCCTGGATCTAAACGGCGTGCCTCTTATTGCAGACGGCGCTAGTGACACGGTTCTCGGCCAGCCCTATTACCTGGTGGATGAGGACAGCACGGTTGCAAACACATGGGGGCCGCTTAAAAAAGGCTTTTCTAACCCGGATATTACAGTGAACTGGCATGGAGACGACAGGGCCGGGAATTCGGCTGTGATCTTCAATTTTACACCCGAGGGCAACAAGTCGGCAAGGGCGGGCATGGCCGCTCGCACAGCTGCATATGCCGGCCAGGCGCAGCTTTCGCAGTATCTGCTATCCGGCCACGTATTTGGCGGGGGAAGCTTCCTTGCAGATGCACAAAAAAACAAGGAGCCGATACTGCTGGCCTCAGCAGGCACAAGCGATGTATACAACCTGGGAACCTCCGGCGGTGCCTATAAAAACGGTGCCTATATTCTGCCGTATTATACAAAAATCAAGGAAAAAGGTTTGGGCGCAGACATTGATTCCAGAGGGTTTTTCATGGGATATGAAAGAAAGCTTGACGCTTTTACCGTTGGCGTGTTCGGCGGATACGGCAGAAACGATGTTGACTTTACCGACACCTACAAAAACAATGACGAGGACCAGGACGGCTACACCGCGGGTGTGTACGGAATATATAACCAGAACAAATGGTTTGGAGAATTTTTTGCCAGCTACAATAAAATAGAGCACGACTATTCCGGATGGACCGGGATGAACCTTGAATTAAGGGAAACAGATGACTATGACAGCCATGCTTTTTTGACCGGGGCAAAGGCCGGAATGAAGTTTGAGGCGTCGGCTTGGGGCATTTACCCGTCAATGGGGCTCAGCTGGACCAACTGGAGAACCGGGGGCCACAGTTCAAAGGTTGCGGTCAATTCGGACTGGAACACGCATTATGATTCCCTGAGCGAAGATTGGTTTCAACTGTCTGCAGGAATTGACGCCTCCAGGAAGTGGCGCCTGGAAAATGACGGGGCATTCAGGATAACCGCCGGTATGGGGGTCAAAAGGGCCCTCAATGACAATGACATGGAAGTGGCCCAGAGCCTGATGGGCCAGAATGCAGTGATCAAAGAATCCATGGCATCGACCTCGGCCGTCCTGAATTTGGCCGGCATCTACAGCCGGGAGGTCTTTAGGATCAAGCTCGGCGTGATCAGCCAGCACAACGAGGATTATGATTACTACAACGGTTATCTGCAGGCGGGATTTGTGTGGTAG